The Mycolicibacterium mucogenicum DSM 44124 genomic sequence GGTGGCGTTCCTGGACACCCCGCCGCGCGACCCTGGAGGCAAAGTGGTCAAACCACAACTGCGAGAGATGAATCGGTAACGCATGGACCTGACATTCGACGACGAAACCGAGGAATTCCGGGCCGAGGTCCGCGACTTCTTGGCGTCCAACAAGGACAAGTTCCCCACCAAGTCCTACGACACCCTCGAGGGCTTCGAGCAGCACCGTGTCTGGGACAAGGTGCTTTACGACGCCGGCCTGTCGGTCATCGCGTGGCCCAAGGAGTACGGCGGCCGCGACGCCACCATGCTGCAGTGGGTGGTGTACGAGGAGGAGTACTTCAAGTCCGGCGCCCCCGGCCGCGCTTCGGCCAACGGCACCGCGATGCTGGCGCCGACGCTGTTCGCGCACGGCACCAAGGAGCAGCTGGAGCGCGTGCTGCCGAAAATGGCCTCCGGCGAGGAGATCTGGGCCCAGGCCTGGTCCGAGCCCGAGTCCGGTAGCGACCTGGCCTCGCTGCGCTCGACCGCGACCAAGGTCGACGGCGGCTGGAAGCTCAACGGCCAGAAGATCTGGAGCTCGCGCGCCCCGTTCGGTGAGCGCGGTTTCGGGCTGTTCCGCTCCGACCCGGAAGCGCAGCGCCACAAGGGTCTGACGTACTTCATGTTCGACCTCAAGGCCGAGGGCATCACGGTCCGGCCCATCGCCCAGCTGGGTGGTGAGACCGGCTTCGGTGAGATCTTCCTCGATGACGTGTTCGTCCCCGACGAGGACGTCATCGGTCAGGTGCATGGCGGCTGGACCGCCGCCATGAGCACCTCGAGCAACGAGCGCGGCATGTCGCTGCGCAGCCCGGCCCGCTTCGTCGCCCCTGCCGAACGCCTTGTCGCGCAATGGAAGGTCGAGCAGAACCCGGCCTACGCCGAGCGCGTCGCCGACGCCTGGATCAA encodes the following:
- a CDS encoding acyl-CoA dehydrogenase family protein; this translates as MDLTFDDETEEFRAEVRDFLASNKDKFPTKSYDTLEGFEQHRVWDKVLYDAGLSVIAWPKEYGGRDATMLQWVVYEEEYFKSGAPGRASANGTAMLAPTLFAHGTKEQLERVLPKMASGEEIWAQAWSEPESGSDLASLRSTATKVDGGWKLNGQKIWSSRAPFGERGFGLFRSDPEAQRHKGLTYFMFDLKAEGITVRPIAQLGGETGFGEIFLDDVFVPDEDVIGQVHGGWTAAMSTSSNERGMSLRSPARFVAPAERLVAQWKVEQNPAYAERVADAWIKAQAYRLHTFGTVTRLANGGELGAESSVTKVFWSDLDVALHQTALDLRGPDAELYDHWTEGLLFALGGPIYAGTNEIQRNIIAERLLGLPRK